The DNA sequence aaaaaaaaattaaaaagagtaaaagatacaaatacaaatgtaaatcctgatcaaaaaaaaaatatccgttTCATGTATTCACAAGCGCTTCCTTGATTGAAATGGCTGCCCGCGCTAACGGAGCGGTTCCGTCTCATCAGAATTTAATCGAGCTATTTCATTGGTTGCTGCTAGTGTGTTATGCAGACTGCATGCATCCTGTCCGTGATGAATGCGTGCTTGACAACAGGTAGAAACAAAGGGAGAAAGAAATGATGTCTGCACATCTTAATCCAATTAACAatacaagaaagaaatatttacattggCCACCTGTACCTTGGTTGTAAGAAGGAATTAATGTTATAGTAAAACATAAATCAATTTATGTACAAAAGAAATTATGATTTTGAATTGAGATCTCATTTACTTTATAGAAGACACGTGTCTGTAAAATTATGTTATATAACATCAGCATCAGTACAGTAGCTCGATAGATAATCTAAATATTAACTTGCTTTATTAACTTTATTGTCTCAGTATTTTGTACAACTATCATGCAGGTACATCATGCATTTTAGTATCATTTCCCATGCATATGAATTACCAAGTTGTTTAATTATGTCAACTTTCGCATCCTGACAAGGCGGACTTGTCAACTTTCGCATTCGGACATGATGGACAACGTAATCATATGATAGATAGTGTGTTGATGTCACACATGATCTAGTTCGATTGTGGTACATGCGTTTTGATATTTACctgttattttataaatgtcattAAGTTTGCAAAGCATTTTTAAAGCAGATGTATATTTCACTGTTGTTATCTTGTCAACTTTAGTTTTCGGACAAGGTTTACAACGTAGCCTGGAAAGTTTGTGTTGATCTGAAGTAGGTTTTCATGTTTAGCTCTTCTGTATTAGTATTCAGATATTTAATCATAGGTTTCAATTGTAGTAGTATATTGATCAATATGagccattccatgagaaaactaacatgctggtcgcaaacccactatgttggttttctcatggcgcggctcaattataatcaTTTTTACTAGTATAGTTAGCATACAGACACTATGTACTGGAAATAGTAGATACTATTATATTATTAGTGCTCTCATTCAGGTACACAAGTACGGAGTTTATCACAACCGATTATTGTCATTTCCGAATTCATTGTGTCTTTTGGATCAGTCCTTGGCGATTTATTAAATTTCACTCTACACTTCCAGTTCTACTGTCAATTGTATAAACGTCATACTTGATATGACCAATATCTATATTGCTACAATCAGTTGATTTACTGGTTATAAACTTTACGTCACATTTGAAATGATTACTGTTTATATTGTTATCTTTCGTTTGCAGTCACCATATActtataaatgctgtattttgccACATGAATCTGTGACCTTTtggtttatatgaaataaaatcttgtgaAAAATTGCGTATATGCATGTATCCTCGCTTGAGGAATATGCACCTTGTATAAATCTTGGCAACGTATGCTATCAAAACCTTCACTTTCCTCTATTGCAGTGTCAGTACCCGCTTTTGTGTTTCACTGATGCTTTATAATTCACTTAGGAGGACAATTTTCAATtctataaatttcttttttatcacaCTGTATTTCTCGTGTTGttataataaattcagtttttacaCCGGACTTGTGAAAATAACCTTAAAGTGGCGTGACTCATATCGTGGGACAATGGTTAATAACAAACCAAAACACCGCTAATTATAATACTCGGCTATATTTCCATGAAGATCGTTAATCAGTTAggataaattaaaagaattagaaTAATATCATTTACACACCAAGACACCCATTTCAGAATTTCACGGGgtcttaattttgtttaaatataaattaatcagCTATCCTAcatttaaaaatagcattaaaaCTATCCCATGTGTCACGTTTTTATCAGTAGTATTACGCAAAGACGGGAAAACCAATttctatttataaaatgtaaataaaacacgGAGCCGCCACTATCATATGATATTGTGAAAGGAATAAGAGCAGTAAGCGGTAGTATTATTGTATATGGACAGGCTCATTCTTAACATGAATTTCATGATTTGCCAGATAGATGGGATAAAGGATCTTAAAGCTGACTTATAGCGGGGGATGGGGGGTGGGTCTGTTCTTTTGGATAAGAAAGTTGTTTCCCGATACTTATAACCATCTTGTTTGTCgttcttaaatgaaataaaatatttgtttgttttttatagtgTATCTGAATATGATATTCATGAGAGTTAAAGGAATGAAGTATAAACATTCGGTTTATACCCGTGTCATTTGCAATTTCATAAGAAGGAATAGATCAATAATAGGTAAATCCGAGATTGCTATTATGCAGCTTGTTTACGTTATTCCAAGCGAACTGTTTATAGATGTTGCTATAGATAAATGCTTGGAAAGTGATATCTAATTAAATTAAGATATCATGGCATATTAGAgtatttttctgaaattctgtGATCAATATATAAACAGTACTCACAATGcccatttcatttttatttcaggcAATTTATATACAGACTACAAAATAAACCGCATCACTTTACAGAATGAAGAAATCGAATTCTAGAGGGAAGCAGGAGAGAGATGAACAAAGATCTTCCGATGATATAAACAAAACGTTCAGTAAGGATGGTGTTCTAGACACCGATGGTAGCGCAGTTTTCACTCATACGATATCATACATTGGACATGAACAGGGCTGTTTCTCTAATATGGCTAACACAGAAAAAACGAGCAATGCTCGAAGTGAAAGCTGTAACAACTCAGTGACAGATGTAACAAAGCAAACTGCTGATGGCGCAACTCATTTCAAAAGAAAGCGTGGAATTACAGAACAATTAAGAAACCAAACTGGAAATGTAAATATACTAAATGAACATCTCGAAACGGAAATCTTCACTGAACACCAGAATAGTAAAAGCTGTTCTCAGAAACTCAATCCAAGTACTGAAGTAACAGGACAGGGCGATAAAAAACTTGATAACCAATGACTAGTAAAAGAGGTCAAAGCTCAAACCAATTCTAAAGCAAAACAAGAAACTTGTGGAATTAGTTGTATAGATACAGGTTGTCATATAGATGCTAACAGAAAGGAAACTAAATTGCCTTTTACCGCTGCTGCAAATAATCCTAAGCAAATCACAGCATTTCCTGTATCAAAAAGAGAAAACATGAACACGAAACACCACCTGCCCGTACCTTCTGTAGATACAGAAACACTTTCTCATTTCGACCCACTGATGAAAGTAATAGACAAAATAGCGAATGGGCAAAGAGTGCCGCCTCAAATCACCATGCAGTACGAAATGCTCCGATTTTGTACACTTCGTTCATATCCGAAGGAAAATAAACCATTTATAACCAGAATTGCACAAGCAGGGTTTTATTATGCAAACAGCGGGGACGAGCTAGTTTGTTATTGTTGTGCGCGAAGAAAAAGTAACTGGAGTGAGAGTGACATTCCCATGGACGTTCATCGACAAATGAATCCGAACTGCAGATTTCTCGTTTGCAATTCCACTGTCAACGTTCCAATCAAACCAGTTCAAATATTAAGATATCCTTTGCTAACGTCTAGTCATGAAAACAATTCGCCTAATGTAAACAGCACAGAAACATCGATAGAATATCAACCACAGAACAGAACTAATGAAAAGCTGCCTGTAGTGAATGAAACAGTTGAAAGTACAATTCAGTCAACAACAAAATTTTCTACCGTTATAGCGCGTAGAAACACAGTCCAGACTGGTGCCTCTACTGCATCAATGCCTTCTCACTCACACCACCTTGCCGATCACGTGACCAGACTGAGTGTCGTAACGAGCTGCGGTAGTAAATCGTTGTTAAATTCGTTAAATTCGAGTGGTCCTCCAAATTATCCTCTTGAAACGACAGCTTCAAACACTTATCCTGGTGAgacttttaacttaaattttgacatttaatctCGAATATCAGTTTCAAAGCGAATGATTTATACTTTTAATGaatggttttatttaaaaaaaaaaaagagtcgaCTTTACTTTTCATTTAAGTATAACACATGATTATTACCTTTCTATTTTCATAGCTAAATGTTACAAAAGTTCTAATGACGAAAGAAAACAGGCACAGCAGAATGATACCCCAAAGTATCCAAAGTATTCTAGCAGAGCTATTCGACTTGCAAGCTTCAATGAATGTGGTGACGTAGTCATTTCGCCAGGCTGTCTGGCTGAGACAGGTTTCTTTTATGCTGGATTTGGTgattgtgtgagatgtttccatTGTGGAGTTGGTAAGTGAAGGTTTCCTATTTGAGTGACAGgatttacaagtatttcatttttgttctatttatgtatttttttagaACGGGTTGTTACAGTTTGCAGTAATATATAAGCAATTCTTTGGGGTTTTGCCATTAGAATGCAGAATAAAAGCTTTGAATTAATCAGTAAATCAGTTTGGTTGTCGTGAATGTCTGTTTTaggtttattttaaaatttccacaaaTTCTTAACAGTGCGCTTAGCAAAAGTTAAAAACAACCCTCTTCTTCAGTAACTAATTCATGTTATAACTCCAATATCAATATACCATAAGGTCATTACAGTTTCTATTATGAGACTCATTAATCAGTCAATAGTCTATACGTGTGTATATGTATGCCTGTGTCTGTTTTTAAAGGATATTCGAATTACTTTTTCCATGCAGGTCTTCGACATTGGTCTGAAGAAGATGATCCTTGGATAGAACATTCCAGATGGTCAAAGGATTGTGTCTTTGTTAAACAAATGAGAGGTCAGGAGTTTGTGAATCTTGTGCAGATGGCGGTGCAATATTCCCAAAACGTAAGTTATACGTGATAAACATACTATTAAAAATAcatcttgaaatatatattgtaaaaaccTATTTAGTAATTATTACAAACAGATCTATTTTACATATAGCTATTCATATATCTTTATATTGTATGGTATTTGTTGATATTATATGGTAAAATGGTATTTGTCCTTTCTTTCCTCAAGTACATGTTCTTTGATGACCAGTTTGTACTCTGGTAATTGTACATGAAATGGGAACTTGGGCACATATTTGCTAAATATTATCAGTTCATACgcaatttttgaatatttcagcatgatcaaaatggaaataaaacGCCCACAGACAATATGACAGGTATTTATACTTTAACATTGATAGTTgcaattatcttttttccttAAATGTCTTGAGGTTCATTTGCctaattttgcaatatatatatatatatttttttcaaaatggcaaaCCCTCAGTAGCCACAATGGGGCTCAAAATAACATGTGAAACACGGGTTATTATGATATATTTACTATTTGTCTGTTGTTAATTTTGAACAACaaatttttaaagatgatacGCCGATTTCTCGGCATTAAGCACGGCAACTACATGACCTtgtcttttttaatttattttgatacagCTGCCACACAGGGAAGAGATGTAATAGAGAATCTATTGCACAGTGATGCAGCCCAAAGTGTATTAGAGATGGGATATCATCCGGATGTTATAAGAAGTGCTATCGGACAAATATTAGAGTTAAACGGTATAACTCAATAGCTTTGGTTACATTTTAACTTCGTTCTTATTTATTAACAGTTCAAACTTTGATTTCGGTAAAGTTAAGGGGCGTGATAAAGTTATTTTCtgataatttcaacataatattttTATAGTAGCTAGAAATAATTATTGCCATTTTATTTTAGTTTCTTGGGGTCAATAACGATTCACAAACAGAATGTTGTTcagtaaaattatgaaaaaagatACTGttacatatttaatatatactTTCTTGTAGACCGACCTTATCTAACGGCAGTAAAGTTGATGGAAAAAATATTTGCTATTGAAGAGGGTGAGAACTTTAACAGAGCAGAGCAAAATGCGACACAAGAACGGGATCACTGTGCATTGGAAACGGAGGATAAACGAGAGAAAACTGAACAGTACAATGCTTATAAATCTGGAACAAGGGCAAAagatattaacaaaaatgttgctGTACTCAATACTTCACGTGCGGAAACAAAACCAACTAGCTCCATATCAAGCGATAACAGTGATAGTTTGTCTGCACGGTATTCCAATATTTCCAAATCTAAAATACCAGGTaggttaattttattaatttatcagACAAGTTTGAAATTAAGCGTCTCTTTGTATTTACCATTGAAACAGTTATGGTGAGGTAATATTATCTTAACATAACGTGCtgataaaatacactgaaaatgaTTCCATCAGTATTACATTAATACCGTTAAACAAGTAAGCACTATTACTTTTTATTACAGGATGCAATCAGATTTCGGAAAGGAAGAGGATAAAAGAAGAAAATGCAAATCTAAAACAGCAGTCTGTTTGCACAAAGTGTAAACAGAACGATGTATGCATTGTTTTTCTACCATGTGGACATTTAGTAACATGTGAAGGTTGTGCACCATCTCTTAGATATTGTTCAGTTCAGACATGTGGAAAATACATTAAAGGGACAGTTAGAACATACCTAGCATAAAACTACCGTTTAAAGCGTGGAAGATAAAATAATTATAAGCTATGTCTTAATTTTCCTTGTCATTGGCAAAATACATTTACGTTTGTTCTGTACAGTATGTATAAGCAGAAACTTAAACATGATACACTGTACTTTTTGCAAGTCCAGGAAAATGGGCACGTTACACTTAGTCAGCGGATTAAACAGTTTGCATGTATAAAAAGACTTAACATATGTTTATAGAAAATTAGTCTGTTTTCGATGGTTTTAACTtgcatttaatttacattttaactagATAACTTTTGTGGATGATTCAATCTAATGTATTCAATGAAACACATTAACTCGATTTCAAATACTTTGATTTTTGGTTCATAACGTTTCTACCATTTACATTAATTGAAATTCGTTGTATACTGTTGTCTTGGTGCTATAgtataatttatgtttttcatcagcatGCATGTAGTGTACTCGATTCGTAAGGAAGTgatataaacattcttttttgTGACACTATGCTGTACAATAGTGATGTTTTTTGAATGTTGATTTGTTAcctttaaatacataaaaattatatttcacCAAGTGCAATAATATTCCgcttttaaataattgtaaacatgtaaatagtattgtctattttattttacaagaCACCATTTCCATGCAGTCTGAAATAAGCGTGTTATGTGTTACAGCGTGTTGTAAGTCTTTCAGACTCTATTTGATATATAAGATATAAATTCGAAGGGTGTAGTAGATTTTGTCCGATTGTTTATAAACGGACTATTTTATTTCCTTAAAACAGAACTGCTTCAAAAATGACATTTGTCAGTACTGAAAGGAACCGCAACGACTGTGTTGCTAGTTGTGAACCAAATGTGTTTATGGTATATTGTTATGTATGTAAATTAATAAGTACTGAACTTGgactattttatttttaagagGTTGTTTTGTATCTTTGTTCAGGTTGTACGGTGTTTGGTTTTATTTTGATAActgatatatgttttatatgtattatatttgtgATTATCCAAGGAAAGTATTATACGTTCCTATTTGATCTCATTTGAAAATGTAGTAGCATCACTAACATGTTCATAATCATGCTCTGTTAGTCAtacttttttatttgtaaattttaaacacATTGGCATTATCTCTTATGCTTAGATATTGTTGTTTCGGTGCTATAGTATAATTTTGTGAATAACGATTTTCATTAGACTATATGTATATACTTTATTCGTAGAGAAGTGATATAAACAGTTTTTGTGAAAATGTGCTGCACATTACTGATGATTTGTTACctttacatatatacatatatatatatatatatcaccaaGTGAAATAATATTCCGCTTTTAGATATCTGCAAATATCTATAGGTCTGTATCTATTTTGTTTTGCAAGACACTATTTTCACACAATTTCAGATCAGTGTTTTACGGACATACAGCTTGGTATGAGTCTTTCATACTCTATTTAATCTATAAGATATAAATTTGCAGTTAAATAGAGAATTGATGTAATATATTTTGTCCGGTTGTTCTTTAACGgactattttatttactttaatacAGAACATCTTCAAAAATGGCATTTGTCTATACTGTGAACCAAATGTGTTTAAATGTGAtaagttgttatatttttatttttagtcaaAGTTGATTGGCATCTTTGTATACGTTGtacagtatttgattttatttctgatttatttttacactttattaattaaacataatattaaatttgttattatCAAAAGCATGTATTATATGTCCCTTTATGATCTCATTTGACAATGTAGTAGCATCACTAACTTGTTTATATTCTTGCTCTGTCAGGCATATCGCTTTCAATTTGTAAGTTTTAAACACATTGGCATTATCCCAATTGTTAAGGTATGTAGATTATCTACGAAAATCATAACAAGTACCAAAGAATTTGTATTATCATAAAATTGttggaattatattttaaattatttattaaaagacAATAAATCATTAAATCATTAAATACTCAAACTATTGTTTTTCTATCTATTGTATCTGTGTGTGAGTACATTTTCTGTGTGTGAGTACATGTTTTATTTACCCGAgtcttgaatatatatatatatatatatatatatatatatatatatatatatagtatgagCAAATATCATGCGGGTATGGAACAATGGATCATAAATGCTGTTGTAAATGTTATTGGTTATCTCATTTTCAATTAAACAGTTATTTATCTTCAGTTAAATCAGCAAATATTTCGAAAATATTGCTACACTCCTCAAAAATAAAGAACAGGGAGTGTTGAACTAATTTTATCTTTTTGTCGGACATCCCACTTCCAAATATAAAGAGAATGAGTATTCCTCATAGGTATTCCGAAAATACGTCACTGATTATATCACAGGTTCATACGTATTGCGCAATACACTTACACATCGACCTAGTATTTATAAACCTTCCTTTATATAAGTATGCTTTAACCACGTACAAATTATTTCAAGATAGGCATTGATGTTAATACTACATCTTAATTGGTTATCATGTAATACTTCAATAACAAGTGCATTGATGTATTAAGAATTAagtacagtacaatcgcgatcctacgaaaagccaagggaccggtcgtttttttcgtaatatcgcattttcgttcgagcgcagcataggaaatttcgctatacagcatCTTATTATTTACACATTGTAACCTGTGATATTTAAATATGTGATTTTCAtatcggagtacatgtataccaattttatatgtacttcTGGGTTTTCTACAGATCTTATTCGAATCTGAGCTCAGATGGTATCTGGAATGTAaaacgtgttgtttttttttttttcaatttttattcactgtacataaaatatatacaggGTACATTATTGCACGAGAACAAAAATCGCAATTGCATGTACTGATTCAGCTACCCTTCATTGATTTTTTCGGAATAATAAAACGACAGTttacagacgatcaggacttaaatatttttttttatcttctttaTGCAGTGACTGTTTGAGGCGTATAAATATCAAAGCAAGTGTGACTGGTATGCCATCCGATCTGACAGTTATAAGAGAAAATATAACTActaacttgtgtcatagtgtacagcgtaTGTTTCGAATTCAGTTACTAAGTTTTCtcactttaattactgtttacacCCAGCTAATTGATAAACTGTAGGAGTTCTTTGAACTTAATACAATTATTTACTGTTATGATCTCAATGTATTGTATATGTTTCATaactcttgttttcttttaaaaagttatgCCACTTTATTATTgggtattttttgtaacttttttgtacGGACGCCGGAATCATAGAAAAGACTAGTTGGAATGGATTAACATTTCACATACCCATTCACACGCAATGTAAAGGGTTTATATAACTCTTTTGCTTTGTCACAAAGTTATGCCATTTCTTCAACATGACAAATTATAGTTGAGCTTTTTTTATGTAATATGTATGCATGTTTCACTGACcacttttaagaatgaaatgaaacttcacaactTCAGCCGTTCCTCTGTTACTGGCGTTTTAGACTGGAAAGGTTCACTGatatgctttagaaataaaacttataaaaggCAAAATATCCAAAAGGAAAACCACATTGTAAGACCTCAAGTTTGGTAAGTATAAACCTTGTTATGGACCGGTGGAATCATAAAACGGTGATAaggtaaaaaagttttttgttagTCAGTTTTTAGTTATTCAACAGTACTTTTGGAAGATCTAACATTACCCCTATTGCAGATATCGCGCATCGAGGATACTTCTTTGGACAAGAGCTAACGCAGATATTACGTAAAAAGCTGCGTCAACGTGTATTAAACTAAATATGCGCTTGTGTAATTTTTGCAATATAACGTTTTCAACTTTAATACATTCTTTAAGGTAATCTTGTacaattcaaaacattttggCAAGACTGTCTTCCAAATAGGCATTATATCTGTCTGATTAatccttttatatttaaatgtttgtttgtttgttttgggtttaacgcagtttttaaCAGTGATAAcataatcagtgttcctggatttaaAATTGACAATTTATATTGATCAACACGTGAGCTTTCTTCGAAGATATACGtttctatttaatatataaaaaaactaacAACAAGTGATGGATGACTATGCtgggcctcctctgccattcgccAATGTAGCCGAATGCTACAAAGAACTGGCTACATATTTTTTGAAAGCTTCtatttggcagtttctctcaaaaagtggctacaactttctgaggcccagTGGAGGCCCTGCTATGATTTGTTTGTTGGAAGATATATTAGAACATGTGCCACTAAACCATCATAAAATTACTTAGAAAGcaacattattttcttaaaattagcAGTTAGAAAGGTAAGTCTAAACCGCACATATCCAATATACAGTTATCCAAACCGCTGTACACTAGTTATCCAAGCCGTTACATTCAGGTTTCTATTACTGCACTCCACATTTTTGTAACCTTGTGgatatttatgtgttttgtatGTGTCACAGTTTATGCATACTTATACTAGAGATTATCATCAAGTATATCATATATTCAAACCAATTAAGTCGGAATATTTTGAATTTACTAACAATAAAAACGAAATTTAATAACATCTGACACGAATTTGAACAGTTTCAATGAGCTTAAAAGACAATTCTATGCTAAACAACTTTCAGTCCTCAGTGCCAGTGTGGTGATTACTTCTTTGGACATATCCAAGCATACACAACAGATTTTGGTAACAGAATTTGATAAGACATAGGAAACATATTTAAGAACTTACATTGATGTTCCATTAATCTTTGTTTTGAGCGGCAATATCGGACAGATACAAACACGGGCGCCGTTGTAGTTGTCCAACTCTtggcgtaattatcactttcttttcatttcagtctgatatttcTGTGGACGGaccatcaggggaggtaactagagtcacggatatGGACTACCGTGGTACGGCCATACAGTGTTAGATGACCATGCGCAATACGAGCGACGAACAACCCTTCGATTTCATGGTGTCCCGTTTGTAAGAAACAAATCTACTAACAAGCTGATTCAAATTTTTGTTAGTACTTGTAATGACAAAATCAAGGTAGAACAGAACATTACAGTAGATTACATAATTAGGTCCAACACAATTTGTCAAGGACGGCAAATATCAGATCATCTGTAAAGTCagaaattgaaatgttatatagAGCTTTTGCATGACAATATAAATTGAATACTGTAAACGTGACGATTTCCAGGTGTTTCTATCTGAAGACTTCTAGGAACACGTTTGTGATACGGTaacgcttttttatatttttgttttagccCATTGCTATatctattttcttttgtttcattgAAGTATTAATATGGTATCTTGTTCTTTAGGAATTATCACTCATGACTCTctctatacatttatatataaatgacaacTGCTTTCCGGACTCTATTTTTTCTCTTTCACTTTTTTCCTCCGAGTCTTCTTTTCTTCCTCCGAGTTTTTAACGGTGTATCACAACAGGTAACGTTGTTTAGTTTTTAAAACCTACCTGTCGCCGTCAAAACAATTAGATACTTAGCATGTCTTTAACCATTGatattaaatgatttatattCA is a window from the Mercenaria mercenaria strain notata chromosome 7, MADL_Memer_1, whole genome shotgun sequence genome containing:
- the LOC123554115 gene encoding baculoviral IAP repeat-containing protein 2-like, whose amino-acid sequence is MNTKHHLPVPSVDTETLSHFDPLMKVIDKIANGQRVPPQITMQYEMLRFCTLRSYPKENKPFITRIAQAGFYYANSGDELVCYCCARRKSNWSESDIPMDVHRQMNPNCRFLVCNSTVNVPIKPVQILRYPLLTSSHENNSPNVNSTETSIEYQPQNRTNEKLPVVNETVESTIQSTTKFSTVIARRNTVQTGASTASMPSHSHHLADHVTRLSVVTSCGSKSLLNSLNSSGPPNYPLETTASNTYPAKCYKSSNDERKQAQQNDTPKYPKYSSRAIRLASFNECGDVVISPGCLAETGFFYAGFGDCVRCFHCGVGLRHWSEEDDPWIEHSRWSKDCVFVKQMRGQEFVNLVQMAVQYSQNHDQNGNKTPTDNMTAATQGRDVIENLLHSDAAQSVLEMGYHPDVIRSAIGQILELNDRPYLTAVKLMEKIFAIEEGENFNRAEQNATQERDHCALETEDKREKTEQYNAYKSGTRAKDINKNVAVLNTSRAETKPTSSISSDNSDSLSARYSNISKSKIPGCNQISERKRIKEENANLKQQSVCTKCKQNDVCIVFLPCGHLVTCEGCAPSLRYCSVQTCGKYIKGTVRTYLA